A region of the Actinobacillus lignieresii genome:
GAATTTGAAAAATGGATAAGAAAATATGAATTAGATTATAGGTTGCTATCTAAGCTTAAAGGAGAATTTGATATTGAAACACTAAGTGTTCGTAATGTACCAAGTAAAAGAAAATTGTTAAGTACTATAGCCGGATTCATCATTGCTTTTATATGCTTTCTAGCTCTTCTACCTATATTAATAAATTTATCTATTGGAAATTATGCCTTGCTAGAATTTACAGATAGTAGAGAGACTTATTGGATAAGTCATGACAAGGTAAGAAAGTTTAGTTACTCCGATATTTTTTACACTCCTAGCAATCAAGAAAATGAAAAACAGCTTACCACTGTGAAGAAGGTAAAATAAAATTCAAGATACAT
Encoded here:
- a CDS encoding DUF6216 family protein, which translates into the protein MRKYELDYRLLSKLKGEFDIETLSVRNVPSKRKLLSTIAGFIIAFICFLALLPILINLSIGNYALLEFTDSRETYWISHDKVRKFSYSDIFYTPSNQENEKQLTTVKKVK